Proteins encoded by one window of Salvia splendens isolate huo1 chromosome 14, SspV2, whole genome shotgun sequence:
- the LOC121763334 gene encoding DNA (cytosine-5)-methyltransferase CMT2-like isoform X1, translating to MADPSQIDSADPPLAPLPLQPNENSEPATPVSSSSEGRSGNLENFPQSNGVPVEKSANRRVETLRISDDHFLRRSPRLGENAGGERFVREASSLKLSSPDEIYPPLKKRKGGEQLWFFVGEPVPDDEARRRWPWRYEVAEGKQNNGQSHKLKVDDDDEDDDDKLVSNVKCHYLQAEVSEIIYDLSDCVYVRGPKGGPNYVGKILEFFETMDGENYFSVQWFFRAEDTVIKKDGRSHDKKRLFYSTLVNDNLLDCIVSKVKVVQTKPNVNLKDNIIPPCDYYFDMKYDVDYSTFSTISTDSNSQLFSHPLMMSSNRKCAASKTATKSSMDGICKSELALLDLYSGCGGMSTGLCIGAKSCGLDLVARWAVDIDEAACGSLKLNHPETQVTRNEAAEDFFDLLKEWDRICRKYGKYEQKELRSKIVREADNVKKSELNQESSCEYEVARLVDICYGDPSDSGKRGLKFKVRWVGYGPSDDTWEPIEGLGKCSEHIRDFVQKGIKEKILPCPGDVDVICGGPPCQGISGYNRFRNFDSPLEDERNRQILIFMDIIDFLKPKFVLMENVIDILRFANGCLGRYAISRLVSMHYQARVGIMAAGCYGLPQFRLRVFLWGAQPLEVLPQFPLPSHDVVIQYGFPSDFERNVVAYDEGKFRDLEKKVLLSDVLSDLPPVSNNEKRDNIPLRTEPEAEFQKYIRAAKCDMNASPSSKTTKHKNPVLYDHRPYPLNEDDYMRVCKIPKQKGANFRDLPGIEIGSDNVVRRANEPDLMPSGKQWVPDYALNFRDGRSHKPFGRLWWDETVPTVFCYPDHRSRAILHPEQDRILTLRECARLQGFPDYYMFTGSLKERYSQVGNAVAVSVGRALGYSLGMAVQRLSGDGHLLTLPPKFSHSTTVELLSLLNQ from the exons ATGGCGGATCCTTCCCAAATCGACTCGGCTGATCCGCCGCTAGCTCCGCTTCCATTGCAGCCGAATGAAAATTCCGAGCCTGCGACTCCAGTTTCAAGCAGTAGCGAAGGTAGAAGCGGTAATTTGGAGAATTTTCCTCAATCCAATGGCGTTCCGGTGGAAAAATCAGCTAATCGGAGAGTGGAAACCTTGAGGATCTCAGATGATCACTTTCTCCGGCGCTCTCCGAGACTGGGGGAAAATGCTGGAGGTGAGCGCTTCGTTAGGGAGGCGAGTTCTCTCAAATTGAGTAGTCCAGATGAGATATATCCGCCGCTTAAGAAGCGGAAAGGTGGAGAACAGCTTTGGTTCTTCGTCGGTGAGCCAGTACCTGATGACGAGGCTCGCCGTAGGTGGCCATGGCGCTATGAGGTAGCTGAG GGAAAACAAAATAATGGGCAATCACATAAACTTAA ggttgatgatgatgatgaagatgatgatgataaacTTGTTTCAAATGTAAAGTGTCACTATTTACAAGCTGAAGTATCGGAGATTATATATGATCTCAGTGATTGTGTTTACGTCAGA GGCCCAAAGGGAGGTCCTAATTATGTTGGCAAAATTCTAGAATTTTTTGAGACAATGGATGGCGAAAACTACTTTAGTGTTCAATGGTTCTTTCGAGCAGAAGATACG GTTATAAAGAAAGATGGAAGGTCACATGACAAGAAACGGTTATTCTACTCTACTCTCGTGAACGACAACTTGTTAGACTGCATAGTTTCAAAAGTTAAAGTTGTTCAAACAAAACCAAAT GTTAATTTGAAAGATAATATAATACCACCTTGtgattattattttgatatgaaatacGACGTCGACTACTCAACTTTCAGCACAATTTCAACAG ACAGCAACAGCCAGTTATTTTCTCATCCTTTGATGATGTCATCCAACAGAAAATGCGCTGCTTCTAAAACTGCCACCAAGTCTTCCATGGATGGAATTTGTAAATCCGAGCTAGCATTACTAGATTTGTACTCTGGCTGTGGAGGAATGTCTACTGGACTGTGTATTGGCGCTAAATCATGTGGTTTAGATCTTGTGGCG AGATGGGCTGTTGACATTGATGAAGCAGCATGTGGGAGCTTGAAGCTGAACCATCCAGAGACACAAGTT ACAAGGAATGAAGCTGCAGAAGActtttttgatttattgaaggaATGGGATCGCATCTGCAGAAAATATGGGAAGTATGAACAGAAAGAACTCAGGTCAAAGATTGTTAGAGAAGCTGATAATGTTAAAAAATCAGAATTGAATCAAGAAAGTTCCTGTGAATATGAAGTGGCAAGGCTGGTAGATATATGCTATGGTGATCCCTCTGACTCAGGGAAGCGAGGGCTTAAATTTAAG GTGCGCTGGGTTGGCTATGGTCCAAGTGATGATACATGGGAACCAATTGAGGGCTTGGG AAAATGCTCAGAGCACATAAGAGATTTTGTACAAAAgggaataaaagaaaaaatactgCCTTGTCCG GGAGATGTTGATGTAATTTGTGGTGGCCCTCCATGTCAAGGAATTAGTGGCTACAACCGGTTCCGGAATTTTGATTCTCCTCTTGAAGATGAGAGAAATCGCCAAATATTAATTTTCATGGATATTATTGATTTCTTAAAACCAAAGTTTGTATTAATGGAAAATGTTATTGACATCTTGAGGTTTGCCAATGGCTGTCTGGGAAGATATGCTATAAGCCGGCTGGTTAGTATGCATTACCAAGCAAGGGTTGGGATAATGGCTGCCGGTTGCTATGGGCTTCCTCAATTCCGCTTACGCGTTTTCTTATGGGGTGCTCAGCCTCTTGAG GTGCTACCCCAGTTTCCTCTTCCATCGCACGACGTGGTAATCCAGTATGGATTTCCTAGTGATTTTGAG CGAAATGTTGTTGCTTATGATGAAGGAAAATTCCGCGATCTGGAAAAAAAAGTTCTTCTCAGTGATGTTCTTTCTGATCTTCCTCCT GTTTCAAATAATGAGAAACGTGACAATATTCCACTCAGAACAGAACCTGAAGCTGAATTTCAAAAGTATATCAGAGCAGCTAAATGTG ATATGAATGCTTCACCTTCCAGTAAAACAACTAAGCACAAGAATCCTGTTTTGTACGATCACCGGCCTTATCCTCTCAATGAGGATGATTACATGCGCGTCTGTAAAATACCAAAACAAAAG GGAGCAAATTTTAGAGACCTCCCAGGCATTGAGATTGGGTCTGACAATGTAGTTCGTCGAGCAAATGAGCCGGACTTGATGCCATCTGGAAAGCAATGG GTACCTGACTATGCCCTTAATTTCCGTGATGGAAGGTCCCATAA ACCATTTGGACGACTGTGGTGGGATGAAACCGTACCTACCGTTTTCTGTTATCCAGACCATCGCTCGCGG GCTATTTTGCACCCGGAACAAGATAGGATTCTCACTTTACGTGAATGTGCAAGACTACAAGGCTTCCCCGACTACTACATGTTCACTGGAAGCTTGAAAGAGAG ATATAGTCAGGTTGGCAATGCAGTAGCCGTTTCTGTTGGACGTGCTCTAGGATACTCATTAGGCATGGCAGTGCAGAGGCTGAGCGGAGACGGACATCTTCTCACTCTTCCACCCAAGTTCTCCCATTCTACAACCGTCGAGTTGCTATCTTTGCTCAACCAGTGA
- the LOC121763334 gene encoding DNA (cytosine-5)-methyltransferase CMT2-like isoform X2 yields the protein MADPSQIDSADPPLAPLPLQPNENSEPATPVSSSSEGRSGNLENFPQSNGVPVEKSANRRVETLRISDDHFLRRSPRLGENAGGERFVREASSLKLSSPDEIYPPLKKRKGGEQLWFFVGEPVPDDEARRRWPWRYEVAEGKQNNGQSHKLKVDDDDEDDDDKLVSNVKCHYLQAEVSEIIYDLSDCVYVRGPKGGPNYVGKILEFFETMDGENYFSVQWFFRAEDTVIKKDGRSHDKKRLFYSTLVNDNLLDCIVSKVKVVQTKPNVNLKDNIIPPCDYYFDMKYDVDYSTFSTISTDSNSQLFSHPLMMSSNRKCAASKTATKSSMDGICKSELALLDLYSGCGGMSTGLCIGAKSCGLDLVARWAVDIDEAACGSLKLNHPETQTRNEAAEDFFDLLKEWDRICRKYGKYEQKELRSKIVREADNVKKSELNQESSCEYEVARLVDICYGDPSDSGKRGLKFKVRWVGYGPSDDTWEPIEGLGKCSEHIRDFVQKGIKEKILPCPGDVDVICGGPPCQGISGYNRFRNFDSPLEDERNRQILIFMDIIDFLKPKFVLMENVIDILRFANGCLGRYAISRLVSMHYQARVGIMAAGCYGLPQFRLRVFLWGAQPLEVLPQFPLPSHDVVIQYGFPSDFERNVVAYDEGKFRDLEKKVLLSDVLSDLPPVSNNEKRDNIPLRTEPEAEFQKYIRAAKCDMNASPSSKTTKHKNPVLYDHRPYPLNEDDYMRVCKIPKQKGANFRDLPGIEIGSDNVVRRANEPDLMPSGKQWVPDYALNFRDGRSHKPFGRLWWDETVPTVFCYPDHRSRAILHPEQDRILTLRECARLQGFPDYYMFTGSLKERYSQVGNAVAVSVGRALGYSLGMAVQRLSGDGHLLTLPPKFSHSTTVELLSLLNQ from the exons ATGGCGGATCCTTCCCAAATCGACTCGGCTGATCCGCCGCTAGCTCCGCTTCCATTGCAGCCGAATGAAAATTCCGAGCCTGCGACTCCAGTTTCAAGCAGTAGCGAAGGTAGAAGCGGTAATTTGGAGAATTTTCCTCAATCCAATGGCGTTCCGGTGGAAAAATCAGCTAATCGGAGAGTGGAAACCTTGAGGATCTCAGATGATCACTTTCTCCGGCGCTCTCCGAGACTGGGGGAAAATGCTGGAGGTGAGCGCTTCGTTAGGGAGGCGAGTTCTCTCAAATTGAGTAGTCCAGATGAGATATATCCGCCGCTTAAGAAGCGGAAAGGTGGAGAACAGCTTTGGTTCTTCGTCGGTGAGCCAGTACCTGATGACGAGGCTCGCCGTAGGTGGCCATGGCGCTATGAGGTAGCTGAG GGAAAACAAAATAATGGGCAATCACATAAACTTAA ggttgatgatgatgatgaagatgatgatgataaacTTGTTTCAAATGTAAAGTGTCACTATTTACAAGCTGAAGTATCGGAGATTATATATGATCTCAGTGATTGTGTTTACGTCAGA GGCCCAAAGGGAGGTCCTAATTATGTTGGCAAAATTCTAGAATTTTTTGAGACAATGGATGGCGAAAACTACTTTAGTGTTCAATGGTTCTTTCGAGCAGAAGATACG GTTATAAAGAAAGATGGAAGGTCACATGACAAGAAACGGTTATTCTACTCTACTCTCGTGAACGACAACTTGTTAGACTGCATAGTTTCAAAAGTTAAAGTTGTTCAAACAAAACCAAAT GTTAATTTGAAAGATAATATAATACCACCTTGtgattattattttgatatgaaatacGACGTCGACTACTCAACTTTCAGCACAATTTCAACAG ACAGCAACAGCCAGTTATTTTCTCATCCTTTGATGATGTCATCCAACAGAAAATGCGCTGCTTCTAAAACTGCCACCAAGTCTTCCATGGATGGAATTTGTAAATCCGAGCTAGCATTACTAGATTTGTACTCTGGCTGTGGAGGAATGTCTACTGGACTGTGTATTGGCGCTAAATCATGTGGTTTAGATCTTGTGGCG AGATGGGCTGTTGACATTGATGAAGCAGCATGTGGGAGCTTGAAGCTGAACCATCCAGAGACACAA ACAAGGAATGAAGCTGCAGAAGActtttttgatttattgaaggaATGGGATCGCATCTGCAGAAAATATGGGAAGTATGAACAGAAAGAACTCAGGTCAAAGATTGTTAGAGAAGCTGATAATGTTAAAAAATCAGAATTGAATCAAGAAAGTTCCTGTGAATATGAAGTGGCAAGGCTGGTAGATATATGCTATGGTGATCCCTCTGACTCAGGGAAGCGAGGGCTTAAATTTAAG GTGCGCTGGGTTGGCTATGGTCCAAGTGATGATACATGGGAACCAATTGAGGGCTTGGG AAAATGCTCAGAGCACATAAGAGATTTTGTACAAAAgggaataaaagaaaaaatactgCCTTGTCCG GGAGATGTTGATGTAATTTGTGGTGGCCCTCCATGTCAAGGAATTAGTGGCTACAACCGGTTCCGGAATTTTGATTCTCCTCTTGAAGATGAGAGAAATCGCCAAATATTAATTTTCATGGATATTATTGATTTCTTAAAACCAAAGTTTGTATTAATGGAAAATGTTATTGACATCTTGAGGTTTGCCAATGGCTGTCTGGGAAGATATGCTATAAGCCGGCTGGTTAGTATGCATTACCAAGCAAGGGTTGGGATAATGGCTGCCGGTTGCTATGGGCTTCCTCAATTCCGCTTACGCGTTTTCTTATGGGGTGCTCAGCCTCTTGAG GTGCTACCCCAGTTTCCTCTTCCATCGCACGACGTGGTAATCCAGTATGGATTTCCTAGTGATTTTGAG CGAAATGTTGTTGCTTATGATGAAGGAAAATTCCGCGATCTGGAAAAAAAAGTTCTTCTCAGTGATGTTCTTTCTGATCTTCCTCCT GTTTCAAATAATGAGAAACGTGACAATATTCCACTCAGAACAGAACCTGAAGCTGAATTTCAAAAGTATATCAGAGCAGCTAAATGTG ATATGAATGCTTCACCTTCCAGTAAAACAACTAAGCACAAGAATCCTGTTTTGTACGATCACCGGCCTTATCCTCTCAATGAGGATGATTACATGCGCGTCTGTAAAATACCAAAACAAAAG GGAGCAAATTTTAGAGACCTCCCAGGCATTGAGATTGGGTCTGACAATGTAGTTCGTCGAGCAAATGAGCCGGACTTGATGCCATCTGGAAAGCAATGG GTACCTGACTATGCCCTTAATTTCCGTGATGGAAGGTCCCATAA ACCATTTGGACGACTGTGGTGGGATGAAACCGTACCTACCGTTTTCTGTTATCCAGACCATCGCTCGCGG GCTATTTTGCACCCGGAACAAGATAGGATTCTCACTTTACGTGAATGTGCAAGACTACAAGGCTTCCCCGACTACTACATGTTCACTGGAAGCTTGAAAGAGAG ATATAGTCAGGTTGGCAATGCAGTAGCCGTTTCTGTTGGACGTGCTCTAGGATACTCATTAGGCATGGCAGTGCAGAGGCTGAGCGGAGACGGACATCTTCTCACTCTTCCACCCAAGTTCTCCCATTCTACAACCGTCGAGTTGCTATCTTTGCTCAACCAGTGA
- the LOC121763332 gene encoding cell division cycle 20.2, cofactor of APC complex-like, with protein METGMIHSSASSSSSSNKSQSRFPLQEQFLHRRSSRENLDRFIPNRSAMDFDYAHYMLTEGKKGKENPSVNSSPSREAYRKQLAETFNMNRTRILAFKNKPPTLVEAIPNNFSVAAQQPKAAKPRRHIPQTSERTLDAPDILDDYYLNLLDWGSSNVLSIALGNTVYLWDASDGSTSELVTVDEECGPVTSVKWAPDGRHIAIGMNNSEVQLWDSTANRLLRTLRGGHASRVGAIDWNNHILTTGGMDSRIINNDVRVRAHVVETYRGHQQEVCGLKWSASGQQLASGGNDNLLHIWDRSMASSNAPTQWLHRLQDHTAAVKALAWCPFQGNLLASGGGGGDRCIKFWNTHTGACLNSVDTGSQVCALLWNKNERELLSSHGFTQNQLTLWKYPSMVKVAELTGHTSRVLYMDQSPDGCTVASAAGDETLRFWNVFGRPEVAKAAPKTAAAEPFAHLNRIR; from the exons ATGGAAACAGGAATGATTCATTCATCtgcatcttcatcttcatcttcaaacAAGTCTCAATCCCGATTCCCGCTTCAAGAACAGTTTCTTCACAGAAGAAGTTCGCGCGAAAAC TTGGATCGGTTCATTCCGAATAGATCGGCAATGGATTTTGATTACGCACATTACATGCTTACAGAAGGTAAGAAAGGTAAGGAAAATCCATCTGTCAACTCTTCTCCATCTAGGGAGGCATATAGGAAGCAGCTTGCAGAGACCTTCAACATGAACAGAACTCGAATTCTGGCTTTCAAGAATAAGCCACCTACTCTAGTCGAGGCCATCCCGAATAACTTTTCAGTGGCTGCGCAGCAACCGAAAGCTGCCAAACCCCGTCGCCACATCCCACAG ACTTCGGAGAGGACATTAGATGCCCCTGATATCCTGGATGACTACTATTTGAACTTATTAGATTGGGGAAGCAGCAATGTTCTTTCGATTGCGCTTGGAAACACTGTCTATTTGTGGGATGCATCCGATGGGAGTACCTCAGAACTTGTTACTGTCGATGAAGAATGCGGCCCTGTGACCAGCGTCAAATGGGCTCCTGATGGAAGGCACATCGCCATTGGTATGAACAACTCTGAGGTTCAGTTATGGGACTCGACTGCTAACAGACTT CTGAGAACATTGAGAGGTGGCCACGCATCACGAGTTGGTGCTATTGACTGGAACAATCACATCTTGACTACGGGAGGGATGGATAGTCGGATCATCAACAATGATGTCAGAGTGAGGGCACATGTTGTTGAAACCTACCGAGGCCATCAGCAAGAAGTTTGTGGGCTCAAATGGTCAGCCTCGGGCCAGCAGCTGGCTAGTGGTGGAAACGACAACCTCCTTCATATATGGGACAGGTCCATGGCGTCGTCAAATGCTCCTACGCAGTGGCTTCACAGGCTTCAGGACCACACAGCCGCTGTCAAAGCACTTGCGTGGTGTCCGTTCCAGGGCAATCTGCTTGCCtctggtggaggtggaggcgaCAGGTGCATAAAGTTCTGGAACACACACACTGGTGCGTGCTTGAACTCTGTGGACACAGGCTCGCAGGTCTGTGCTCTTCTGTGGAACAAGAATGAGCGCGAACTGCTTAGCTCTCACGGTTTTACTCAGAATCAGCTCACTCTATGGAAGTATCCTTCAATGGTGAAAGTAGCAGAGCTCACTGGCCATACATCTAGAGTTCTTTACATGGATCAG AGCCCAGATGGTTGCACGGTCGCATCTGCAGCAGGGGATGAAACTCTTAGGTTCTGGAATGTGTTCGGGAGACCCGAAGTAGCCAAGGCGGCACCAAAGACAGCAGCTGCAGAGCCGTTTGCTCACTTGAATCGCATCAGATAA
- the LOC121766105 gene encoding protein MODIFYING WALL LIGNIN-1-like, with protein sequence MERRVIVVCCVVGFLGLLSAATAFVAEAKRVKGSQVTFPSPSLCVYPRSPALVLGLTAAVSLMIAQIIINVATGCMCCRKGSHQSSSRWSIALVCFVVSWFTFVIAFLLLLTGAALNDQHGEENLYFGSYYCYVVKPGVFAGAAVLSLASVTLGIFYYLTLTSGKEGNETWGSHVPPSRGAVAMEQPQFPPHNTVAPPVFVHEDTYMRRQFT encoded by the exons ATGGAGAGACGGGTGATTGTAGTGTGCTGTGTTGTGGGGTTTCTTGGGCTATTATCTGCTGCCACAGCCTTTGTCGCAGAGGCTAAGAGGGTTAAG GGTAGCCAAGTCACATTTCCATCCCCTTCTTTATGTGTATATCCGAGGAGTCCTGCACTAGTCCTCGGGTTAACCGCTGCTGTTTCTCTCATGATTGCTCAAATTATCATCAATGTTGCAACTGGATGCATGTGTTGTAGGAAAGGCTCTCATCAATCTAGCTCTAGATGGAGTATAGCACTCGTGTGCTTTGTTGTCTCCTG GTTCACCTTCGTCATCGCATTCCTTCTATTGCTCACCGGTGCGGCCCTCAATGATCAGCATGGAGAGGAGAACTTGTACTTCGGCAGCTACTACTGTTATGTTGTGAAACCAGGCGTTTTTGCTGGAGCTGCGGTCCTGTCGCTCGCCAGTGTGACTCTAGGGATCTTCTACTACCTCACCTTAACCTCCGGTAAGGAGGGTAACGAGACGTGGGGCTCACATGTTCCTCCTAGTCGAGGCGCGGTCGCCATGGAACAACCTCAATTCCCTCCACACAACACGGTGGCCCCACCCGTCTTCGTGCACGAGGACACGTACATGAGGCGGCAGTTCACATAG
- the LOC121763975 gene encoding late embryogenesis abundant protein At5g17165-like produces the protein MAANLQRNRGLANLGKRLARHIRSRDSLAISLLHSRSVQASAYEKNPEENVNSTLVPDHVIPPQLDVYWAPHPKTGVFGPATDENPGAEGSTDGGSVLEEKAFFRPLEDLEKPPIQP, from the exons ATGGCCGCTAATTTGCAGCGCAATCGTGGACTTGCGAATTTGGGGAAACGATTAGCTCGCCACATCCGCTCTCGCGATTCACTCGCCATTTCTCTGCTCCATAGCAg GAGTGTGCAAGCTTCAGCCTACGAAAAGAACCCGGAGGAGAATGTGAACTCGACTCTGGTCCCAGACCACGTGATCCCACCTCAGTTGGACGTGTACTGGGCTCCTCACCCGAAGACAGGGGTGTTCGGGCCTGCAACGGATGAGAACCCTGGGGCTGAAGGAAGCACTGACGGGGGCTCGGTGTTGGAGGAGAAGGCGTTCTTCCGCCCTCTCGAGGACTTGGAAAAGCCTCCGATCCAGCCTTGA